One genomic window of Gossypium hirsutum isolate 1008001.06 chromosome D11, Gossypium_hirsutum_v2.1, whole genome shotgun sequence includes the following:
- the LOC121223819 gene encoding uncharacterized protein isoform X2, with the protein MLLHTDSLPPLLPILVVIAILMFKRRLGIPPNSEFSFPFSALILFDVSLPYCKDKQASIPVLLASDIACKKVLPFLLQTIKHVVNSLISIIGESNF; encoded by the exons atgtTATTACACACCGATTCCCTTCCGCCCCTATTACCTATATTGGTTGTAATAGCCATTCTAATGTTTAAGCGCCGATTAGGGATTCCCCCAAATTCtgaattttcttttccattttctgcCCTCATCCTCTTCGACGTTTCCCTTCCATATTGCAAg GATAAACAGGCCAGCATTCCAGTCCTGTTAGCCAGTGACATTGCATGTAAGAAGGTCCTGCCTTTTCTCCTCCAAACTATAAAACACG TAGTTAACTCTTTGATAAGCATTATTGGGGAATCAAACTTTTAG
- the LOC121223819 gene encoding uncharacterized protein isoform X1 yields the protein MLLHTDSLPPLLPILVVIAILMFKRRLGIPPNSEFSFPFSALILFDVSLPYCKFDFHQDKQASIPVLLASDIACKKVLPFLLQTIKHVVNSLISIIGESNF from the exons atgtTATTACACACCGATTCCCTTCCGCCCCTATTACCTATATTGGTTGTAATAGCCATTCTAATGTTTAAGCGCCGATTAGGGATTCCCCCAAATTCtgaattttcttttccattttctgcCCTCATCCTCTTCGACGTTTCCCTTCCATATTGCAAg TTTGATTTCCACCAGGATAAACAGGCCAGCATTCCAGTCCTGTTAGCCAGTGACATTGCATGTAAGAAGGTCCTGCCTTTTCTCCTCCAAACTATAAAACACG TAGTTAACTCTTTGATAAGCATTATTGGGGAATCAAACTTTTAG